Proteins encoded within one genomic window of Solea senegalensis isolate Sse05_10M linkage group LG11, IFAPA_SoseM_1, whole genome shotgun sequence:
- the ahcyl1 gene encoding S-adenosylhomocysteine hydrolase-like protein 1 isoform X1 yields MTDSVVDGKTEVKQATKYVKETENVAEKYSALTVSKNSSDVNMNVGEMPSAAFTAVPTLKTVKKIQFANAEDKQEFSKYPTKAGRRSLSRSMSQSSTDSYSSAASYTDSSDDETSPRDKAQVNTLGSSDFCVKNIKQAEFGRREIEIAEQDMSALISLRKRAQGEKPLAGAKIVGCTHITAQTAVLLETLVALGAQCRWTACNIYSTQNEVAAALAEIGVPVFAWKGESEDDFWWCIDRCVNTEGWQANMILDDGGDLTHWVYKKYPSVFKKVRGIVEESVTGVHRLYQLSKAGKLCVPAMNVNDSVTKQKFDNLYCCRESILDGLKRTTDIMFGGKQVVVCGYGEVGKGCCTALKALGAIVCITEIDPICALQACMDGFRVVKLSEVIRQMDVVITCTGNKNVVTREQLDRMKNGCIVCNMGHSNTEIDVASLRSPELTWERVRSQVDHIIWPDGKRVVLLAEGRLLNLSCSTVPTFVLSITATTQALALIELFNAPEGRYKQDVYLLPKKMDEYVASLHLPNFDAHLTELTDEQAKYMGLNKNGPFKPNYYRY; encoded by the exons ATGACCGACTCGGTTGTGGACGGCAAGACGGAGGTTAAACAAGCCACCAAATATgtcaaagagacagaaaacgtCGCGGAGAAATATTCCGCGTTGACAGTGAGCAAAAACAGCAGCGATGTAAATATGAACGTCGGGGAAATGCCTTCCGCAGCGTTCACCGCAGTGCCCACTCTGAAAACCGTCAAGAAG ATCCAGTTTGcaaatgcagaggacaaacagGAATTCAGCAAGTACCCCACCAAGGCAGGCCGCCGCTCGCTCTCACGGTCCATGTCACAGTCCTCCACAGACAGCTATAGCTCAG CTGCATCCTACACTGACAGCTCCGACGATGAGACCTCCCCCCGGGACAAAGCCCAGGTCAACACTCTGGGCAGCAGTGACTTCTGTGTGAAGAACATTAAGCAGGCTGAATTTGGCCGCCGGGAAATAGAGATAGCAGAACAAG ATATGTCTGCCCTGATCTCATTGAGGAAGCGAGCCCAGGGAGAGAAGCCACTAGCTGGTGCAAAGATAGTAGGCTGTACCCATATCACTGCTCAGACAGCA GTCCTGCTTGAAACCCTGGTGGCCCTCGGGGCCCAGTGTCGCTGGACTGCCTGTAACATCTACTCCACTCAGAACGAGGTGGCTGCTGCTCTTGCAGAAATTG GAGTTCCTGTGTTTGCATGGAAGGGTGAGTCAGAGGACGACTTCTGGTGGTGCATCGATCGTTGTGTCAACACTGAGGGCTGGCAGGCCAATATG ATCCTGGACGATGGCGGAGACTTAACCCACTGGGTGTACAAGAAGTATCCCAGCGTCTTCAAGAAAGTGCGAGGCATAGTAGAGGAGAGTGTCACCGGGGTGCACAG GTTGTACCAATTGTCAAAGGCAGGAAAGCTGTGTGTCCCTGCCATGAATGTGAACGACTCAGTCACCAAGCAGAAATTTGACAACCTTTACTGCTGCCGCGAATCCATCCTGGATGG CTTGAAGAGGACCACAGATATAATGTTTGGAGGCAAGCAAGTCGTTGTTTGTGGTTATGGAGAG GTTGGGAAGGGCTGCTGCACTGCTCTAAAAGCCCTTGGAGCCATTGTGTGCATCACTGAAATTGACCCCATCTGTGCCCTGCAGGCCTG CATGGACGGCTTCAGAGTGGTCAAGCTTAGTGAGGTCATTCGGCAGATGGACGTGGTGATAACTTGCACTG GCAACAAGAATGTTGTTACCAGAGAACAACTTGACCGAATGAAGAATGGCTGCATTGTCTGCAATATGGGACATTCCAATACTGAGATTGATGTG GCGAGTCTGCGCAGCCCTGAACTGACCTGGGAGAGGGTTCGCTCTCAGGTTGACCACATCATCTGGCCTGATGGAAAGAGGGTTGTCTTGTTGGCAGAG GGTCGGCTTTTAAATTTGAGCTGCTCCACAGTGCCGACGTTTGTGTTGTCCATCACTGCCACAACTCAG GCTCTGGCCCTGATTGAGTTATTCAATGCTCCAGAGGGTCGTTACAAACAGGATGTGTATCTCCTGCCCAAGAAGATGG atgAGTATGTGGCAAGTTTGCACCTGCCAAACTTTGACGCCCACCTGACAGAGCTGACTGACGAGCAGGCCAAGTACATGGGCCTCAATAAAAATGGCCCCTTCAAACCAAATTATTACAG GTATTAA
- the ahcyl1 gene encoding S-adenosylhomocysteine hydrolase-like protein 1 isoform X3, giving the protein MAHKHGHGRDRIQFANAEDKQEFSKYPTKAGRRSLSRSMSQSSTDSYSSAASYTDSSDDETSPRDKAQVNTLGSSDFCVKNIKQAEFGRREIEIAEQDMSALISLRKRAQGEKPLAGAKIVGCTHITAQTAVLLETLVALGAQCRWTACNIYSTQNEVAAALAEIGVPVFAWKGESEDDFWWCIDRCVNTEGWQANMILDDGGDLTHWVYKKYPSVFKKVRGIVEESVTGVHRLYQLSKAGKLCVPAMNVNDSVTKQKFDNLYCCRESILDGLKRTTDIMFGGKQVVVCGYGEVGKGCCTALKALGAIVCITEIDPICALQACMDGFRVVKLSEVIRQMDVVITCTGNKNVVTREQLDRMKNGCIVCNMGHSNTEIDVASLRSPELTWERVRSQVDHIIWPDGKRVVLLAEGRLLNLSCSTVPTFVLSITATTQALALIELFNAPEGRYKQDVYLLPKKMDEYVASLHLPNFDAHLTELTDEQAKYMGLNKNGPFKPNYYRY; this is encoded by the exons ATGGCACACAAACATGGGCACGGGAGAGACCGG ATCCAGTTTGcaaatgcagaggacaaacagGAATTCAGCAAGTACCCCACCAAGGCAGGCCGCCGCTCGCTCTCACGGTCCATGTCACAGTCCTCCACAGACAGCTATAGCTCAG CTGCATCCTACACTGACAGCTCCGACGATGAGACCTCCCCCCGGGACAAAGCCCAGGTCAACACTCTGGGCAGCAGTGACTTCTGTGTGAAGAACATTAAGCAGGCTGAATTTGGCCGCCGGGAAATAGAGATAGCAGAACAAG ATATGTCTGCCCTGATCTCATTGAGGAAGCGAGCCCAGGGAGAGAAGCCACTAGCTGGTGCAAAGATAGTAGGCTGTACCCATATCACTGCTCAGACAGCA GTCCTGCTTGAAACCCTGGTGGCCCTCGGGGCCCAGTGTCGCTGGACTGCCTGTAACATCTACTCCACTCAGAACGAGGTGGCTGCTGCTCTTGCAGAAATTG GAGTTCCTGTGTTTGCATGGAAGGGTGAGTCAGAGGACGACTTCTGGTGGTGCATCGATCGTTGTGTCAACACTGAGGGCTGGCAGGCCAATATG ATCCTGGACGATGGCGGAGACTTAACCCACTGGGTGTACAAGAAGTATCCCAGCGTCTTCAAGAAAGTGCGAGGCATAGTAGAGGAGAGTGTCACCGGGGTGCACAG GTTGTACCAATTGTCAAAGGCAGGAAAGCTGTGTGTCCCTGCCATGAATGTGAACGACTCAGTCACCAAGCAGAAATTTGACAACCTTTACTGCTGCCGCGAATCCATCCTGGATGG CTTGAAGAGGACCACAGATATAATGTTTGGAGGCAAGCAAGTCGTTGTTTGTGGTTATGGAGAG GTTGGGAAGGGCTGCTGCACTGCTCTAAAAGCCCTTGGAGCCATTGTGTGCATCACTGAAATTGACCCCATCTGTGCCCTGCAGGCCTG CATGGACGGCTTCAGAGTGGTCAAGCTTAGTGAGGTCATTCGGCAGATGGACGTGGTGATAACTTGCACTG GCAACAAGAATGTTGTTACCAGAGAACAACTTGACCGAATGAAGAATGGCTGCATTGTCTGCAATATGGGACATTCCAATACTGAGATTGATGTG GCGAGTCTGCGCAGCCCTGAACTGACCTGGGAGAGGGTTCGCTCTCAGGTTGACCACATCATCTGGCCTGATGGAAAGAGGGTTGTCTTGTTGGCAGAG GGTCGGCTTTTAAATTTGAGCTGCTCCACAGTGCCGACGTTTGTGTTGTCCATCACTGCCACAACTCAG GCTCTGGCCCTGATTGAGTTATTCAATGCTCCAGAGGGTCGTTACAAACAGGATGTGTATCTCCTGCCCAAGAAGATGG atgAGTATGTGGCAAGTTTGCACCTGCCAAACTTTGACGCCCACCTGACAGAGCTGACTGACGAGCAGGCCAAGTACATGGGCCTCAATAAAAATGGCCCCTTCAAACCAAATTATTACAG GTATTAA
- the ahcyl1 gene encoding S-adenosylhomocysteine hydrolase-like protein 1 isoform X2: MTDSVVDGKTEVKQATKYVKETENVAEKYSALTVSKNSSDVNMNVGEMPSAAFTAVPTLKTVKKIQFANAEDKQEFSKYPTKAGRRSLSRSMSQSSTDSYSSAASYTDSSDDETSPRDKAQVNTLGSSDFCVKNIKQAEFGRREIEIAEQDMSALISLRKRAQGEKPLAGAKIVGCTHITAQTAVLLETLVALGAQCRWTACNIYSTQNEVAAALAEIGVPVFAWKGESEDDFWWCIDRCVNTEGWQANMILDDGGDLTHWVYKKYPSVFKKVRGIVEESVTGVHRLYQLSKAGKLCVPAMNVNDSVTKQKFDNLYCCRESILDGLKRTTDIMFGGKQVVVCGYGEVGKGCCTALKALGAIVCITEIDPICALQACMDGFRVVKLSEVIRQMDVVITCTGNKNVVTREQLDRMKNGCIVCNMGHSNTEIDVASLRSPELTWERVRSQVDHIIWPDGKRVVLLAEGRLLNLSCSTVPTFVLSITATTQALALIELFNAPEGRYKQDVYLLPKKMDEYVASLHLPNFDAHLTELTDEQAKYMGLNKNGPFKPNYYR; encoded by the exons ATGACCGACTCGGTTGTGGACGGCAAGACGGAGGTTAAACAAGCCACCAAATATgtcaaagagacagaaaacgtCGCGGAGAAATATTCCGCGTTGACAGTGAGCAAAAACAGCAGCGATGTAAATATGAACGTCGGGGAAATGCCTTCCGCAGCGTTCACCGCAGTGCCCACTCTGAAAACCGTCAAGAAG ATCCAGTTTGcaaatgcagaggacaaacagGAATTCAGCAAGTACCCCACCAAGGCAGGCCGCCGCTCGCTCTCACGGTCCATGTCACAGTCCTCCACAGACAGCTATAGCTCAG CTGCATCCTACACTGACAGCTCCGACGATGAGACCTCCCCCCGGGACAAAGCCCAGGTCAACACTCTGGGCAGCAGTGACTTCTGTGTGAAGAACATTAAGCAGGCTGAATTTGGCCGCCGGGAAATAGAGATAGCAGAACAAG ATATGTCTGCCCTGATCTCATTGAGGAAGCGAGCCCAGGGAGAGAAGCCACTAGCTGGTGCAAAGATAGTAGGCTGTACCCATATCACTGCTCAGACAGCA GTCCTGCTTGAAACCCTGGTGGCCCTCGGGGCCCAGTGTCGCTGGACTGCCTGTAACATCTACTCCACTCAGAACGAGGTGGCTGCTGCTCTTGCAGAAATTG GAGTTCCTGTGTTTGCATGGAAGGGTGAGTCAGAGGACGACTTCTGGTGGTGCATCGATCGTTGTGTCAACACTGAGGGCTGGCAGGCCAATATG ATCCTGGACGATGGCGGAGACTTAACCCACTGGGTGTACAAGAAGTATCCCAGCGTCTTCAAGAAAGTGCGAGGCATAGTAGAGGAGAGTGTCACCGGGGTGCACAG GTTGTACCAATTGTCAAAGGCAGGAAAGCTGTGTGTCCCTGCCATGAATGTGAACGACTCAGTCACCAAGCAGAAATTTGACAACCTTTACTGCTGCCGCGAATCCATCCTGGATGG CTTGAAGAGGACCACAGATATAATGTTTGGAGGCAAGCAAGTCGTTGTTTGTGGTTATGGAGAG GTTGGGAAGGGCTGCTGCACTGCTCTAAAAGCCCTTGGAGCCATTGTGTGCATCACTGAAATTGACCCCATCTGTGCCCTGCAGGCCTG CATGGACGGCTTCAGAGTGGTCAAGCTTAGTGAGGTCATTCGGCAGATGGACGTGGTGATAACTTGCACTG GCAACAAGAATGTTGTTACCAGAGAACAACTTGACCGAATGAAGAATGGCTGCATTGTCTGCAATATGGGACATTCCAATACTGAGATTGATGTG GCGAGTCTGCGCAGCCCTGAACTGACCTGGGAGAGGGTTCGCTCTCAGGTTGACCACATCATCTGGCCTGATGGAAAGAGGGTTGTCTTGTTGGCAGAG GGTCGGCTTTTAAATTTGAGCTGCTCCACAGTGCCGACGTTTGTGTTGTCCATCACTGCCACAACTCAG GCTCTGGCCCTGATTGAGTTATTCAATGCTCCAGAGGGTCGTTACAAACAGGATGTGTATCTCCTGCCCAAGAAGATGG atgAGTATGTGGCAAGTTTGCACCTGCCAAACTTTGACGCCCACCTGACAGAGCTGACTGACGAGCAGGCCAAGTACATGGGCCTCAATAAAAATGGCCCCTTCAAACCAAATTATTACAGGTAG